TCGCCTTCTTCGGCTCCCTCCACGGGATCGACAAGGCAGCCTCGCGGGAGAAGGCGATGAGCCTGCTCGAGCAGCTGGGCCTCGCCGAGCGCGCGGGCGACAAGCTCGAAACGCTCTCGCTGGGCAACCAGCAGCGCGTGCAGCTGGCGGCCTCGCTCATCCACGACCCGGACGTGCTCGTCCTCGACGAGCCGTTCTCCGGCCTCGACCCCGTCGCGGTGGACGTGATGAGCGAGCTGCTCGTCGAGCGCGCCGCCAAGGGCGTGGCGGTGCTGTTCTCCTCGCACCAGCTAGGCCTGGTCCAGAAGCTGTGCGACCGGATCGGGATCATCACCAAGGGGAAGATGCGGGCCCAGGGCCCCGTCGACGAGCTGCGCTCGCGCGGGCCGGTGGTCTACGAGGTGGCAACGCCCGCCGACCCCGCTCTGTGGGCCCCGGCCGGGGCCGTCGTCACCCCGCGCCCGACGGGCGTGCTGGTGGAGCTGCCCGGCGACCTCGCCGAGGCCGTGTCCGACCAGGATCTGCTCACCGCGGCGCTGGCCCACGGCCCCGTTCATTCCTTCGGCCGCTACGTCCCCGACCTCACCGAGCTGTTTAAGGAAGTGGTCTCGCAATGAGCTCCAAGAACTCGTCCCAGGGCTCCTACTCGTCCGGGCAGACGATCGTCACCGTCGCCGCCCGCGAGATCCAGGTCGTCTCCCGCATCAAGGCCGTGCGCATCTCCATCGCGCTCATCCTCATCCTCATCATCGGAGGCCTCGCGGCGGCCAACTACTTCGCTGGCAAGGACTCCGGCGACGGCAAGGCCAGCATGGCGCTGGTCGGGGTGTCCGCCGCATCGTTGCCGTTGGACTCCTTCGACGTCAGCGAGCTTTCCGACGCCCAAGGCGCCGAAGCCGCGGTCCGAAACGGGACCGACTACGCGCTCGTCTACGACGGCAGCTACCGCCTCCTCCACGACGGCGCGGTCGACCCCGCGGTCGAGGCCCAGGTCCGGCAGGCCGTGAGGATCAAGGCCATGAACGACGGGTTGGCCTCGCTCGGCGTCGACCCGCAGCAGTTCGCCGAGGCCACCGCCGCGCCGGCAGTGGAGGCGGTGGACCTGAGCGCCGACACCGGCCCGGCCAAGGACGACAGCTACTACGCCCGGCTGACCACCACCCTCGTGGGCATCGGCGCGCTCATGTACCTGGTGATCCTCTTCGCCGCCAACGTCGGCGGGCGCGTCTGCGAGGAGAAGTCCAGCCGCGTCATCGAGATCATCCTGGCCACGGTGAAACCGCTCGACTTCCTCGCCGGGAAGATCATCGGCAACCTCATCTTCGGCACGATCGCCAGCCTCGTCATCGTCGGGGTGGGGCTGGCTGGCCTCAAGGCGACCAACCTAGGCGACGGGGTCACCGTCGACTACTCGGTCTTCCCGCTGCTTGTGGTCATGTTCGTCCTCGGCATGCTCTTCTTCTCGAGCCTGTACGCGGCGGCGGGATCGCTGGTGTCTCGCACCGAGGACCTGCAGGCCTCGCAGATGCCCGTCATGCTCTTGATCTTCCTCACCATCTACGCCCCGACCTTCGGCATGAACGCACTCGGCTCGACGGCGATGAAGATCTTT
This is a stretch of genomic DNA from Corynebacterium vitaeruminis DSM 20294. It encodes these proteins:
- a CDS encoding ABC transporter ATP-binding protein; translation: MPRLILSGLSKRFGDVQALDGVSLEVAPGEIYGFVGSNGAGKSTAMRIALGVLSADAGTVFIDDQEMDATQRRRIGYMPEERGLYAKEKLVDQLAFFGSLHGIDKAASREKAMSLLEQLGLAERAGDKLETLSLGNQQRVQLAASLIHDPDVLVLDEPFSGLDPVAVDVMSELLVERAAKGVAVLFSSHQLGLVQKLCDRIGIITKGKMRAQGPVDELRSRGPVVYEVATPADPALWAPAGAVVTPRPTGVLVELPGDLAEAVSDQDLLTAALAHGPVHSFGRYVPDLTELFKEVVSQ
- a CDS encoding ABC transporter permease, translating into MSSKNSSQGSYSSGQTIVTVAAREIQVVSRIKAVRISIALILILIIGGLAAANYFAGKDSGDGKASMALVGVSAASLPLDSFDVSELSDAQGAEAAVRNGTDYALVYDGSYRLLHDGAVDPAVEAQVRQAVRIKAMNDGLASLGVDPQQFAEATAAPAVEAVDLSADTGPAKDDSYYARLTTTLVGIGALMYLVILFAANVGGRVCEEKSSRVIEIILATVKPLDFLAGKIIGNLIFGTIASLVIVGVGLAGLKATNLGDGVTVDYSVFPLLVVMFVLGMLFFSSLYAAAGSLVSRTEDLQASQMPVMLLIFLTIYAPTFGMNALGSTAMKIFTWIPPTSMTVAPLQYAAGNISVAQLLGAWAIFIAFTVLMMMVVARIYRNAILHNGTRMSWIKALRG